From a single Apium graveolens cultivar Ventura chromosome 2, ASM990537v1, whole genome shotgun sequence genomic region:
- the LOC141707207 gene encoding RING-H2 finger protein ATL38-like produces MISSGINLVMTVIGFAVSTMFIVFVCTRLICARIQLNASRRSFHITSRSDLSILERGLHGLEPLVVANFPTKKYNDQFFSSAEDTQCTVCISEYQPEDTLRILPFCGHSFHANCIDIWLQQHSTCPVCRVSLRDAPEKKRFMQPMFSSAFRSQYAMESLSANSCQCLSNNHRLLTRGHECRRMDPVQEDQFQFRGGGAVARENDYVSSESIAATKDFESKHMESPSNL; encoded by the exons ATGATATCTTCAGGGATTAATTTGGTTATGACAGTGATTGGATTTGCTGTTAGTACTATGTTTATTGTGTTTGTTTGTACAAGGCTCATTTGTGCTAGAATTCAGTTGAATGCCTCTCGTCGCTCCTTTCATATTACTTCGAGATCAGATCTTAGCATT CTGGAACGAGGTTTGCATGGACTTGAACCTCTTGTCGTGGCTAATTTTCCTACAAAAAAGTACAATGATCAGTTTTTCTCCTCTGCAGAAGATACTCA GTGCACAGTTTGCATTTCAGAATATCAGCCAGAAGATACGCTTCGTATCCTACCTTTCTGTGGACACTCATTCCATGCAAACTGTATTGACATATGGCTTCAACAACATTCTACATGTCCTGTTTGTCGGGTTTCTTTGCGCGACGCCCCTGAGAAAAAACGGTTCATGCAACCCATGTTTAGTTCAGCTTTCCGATCTCAGTATGCAATGGAATCACTCTCAGCAAATTCATGTCAGTGCCTGTCGAACAATCATAGACTTTTAACAAGGGGACATGAATGTAGGAGAATGGATCCTGTACAGGAGGATCAGTTTCAGTTCAGAGGTGGAGGAGCAGTAGCTAGAGAGAACGATTATGTATCGTCCGAAAGCATTGCAGCAACAAAAGATTTTGAAAGCAAGCACATGGAGAGCCCATCGAACCTCTAA